TCGCCGCGGGAGGCCTCCTCCTCTGGCGGGTGGACGAGGAGGAGGGGAGGAACTTCGCCGTCCGGTGCCAGGCCGAGTTCGAACGCGCGGCCGCCGATCCGCTAACATCACGCCGATGATCCGCTTTCGACCCGGACGGCGACTCCGACTCGTCGCCGCGGCGCATCTCGCCGCCGCGCTCGCCGGGCTTCTCACCGCCTACGGGCTCAGCCGCGACCTGCCGGGAATCGAGAACCTGAACGAGAACCTGACGCTCGAGAACTTGTCGCGGCCGACCGAGCTGCTGGACCGCCACGGCCGCCCGTTCCACTCCTTCGCCGAGCGCCAGCGGATCGTCGTTCGGCTCGACCAGATCAGCCCCTGGTACCTCAAGGCGATCATCGCCACCGAGGATCCCCGCTTCTACCGGCACTTCGGGGTCGACGCCATCTCCGTCGTCCGCGCGGCCCTCAAGACGATCACGACGATGAAGTTCGGCGTCGAGGGCGCGAGCACGATCACGATGCAGCTCGCGCGGCAGCAGTTCCTCAGCCCGGAGAAGACGCTCGTCCGCAAGATCCGGGAGGCGATCCTCGCCACCCATATCGAGCGCCGGTACTCGAAGCAGGAGATCCTGACCCTTTACTGCAACAGCATCTACCTCGGACACGGGCAGTACGGCGTCGAGGCGGCCTCGAGGTTCTACTTCGGCAAGCCGGCGGCGGAACTCACGCTCCCGGAGGCGGCCCTGCTGGCGGGCCTGACGCAGATGCCGGAGAACCTCACACCGATCCGCTACCCGGAACGGGCCCGCCGGCGCCGGAACAAGGTGCTCCAGCGGATGGTGGAGGAAGGCGTCCTGGACCCCGCCGAGGCGCGGCGGGCGATGGAGGCGCCGGTGGAGGTCGTCCGGCACGAGCCCGCGCGCCGCGTCGGGGAGTATTTCGTCGAGCAGGTGCGGCGCTTCCTGGCGCGCGAGTTCGGGCAGGCGGCGCTGTACCGCGCCGGATACCTGGTGCAGACCACGCTGGATCCGGCGATGCAGATCGCCGCCGAGCGCGCGGTGGCGGTCGGGCTCGACGAGTACGGGCGCCGGCACCAGCAGATTCCCGAGGGTCGACCTCTGCCGGAGGGGACCGATCCCGCCTCTTTCGACGCCCCCGAGTGGCACGGGCCGATCGCCGTGGACGACATCCTTCCCGCCGTGGTGGAGGAGGCGGCGGCGGATCGGGCACGCGTGCGAGTGGGGGACGCGCGGTTGGAGCTCGACCGGGAGGCGATCGCATGGACGGAGAAGTCCCGGCTCGACGAAGTGCTCCGTCCGGGAACCGTCGTCCCCGTCCGTGTCCGCGAGCTGGACGGAGAAGGGGGCATCCGCGCGGCGGACCTCGCCTCGCGGCCGTCGGCCCAAGCGGCGTTGATCGCCATGGACGTCGACACGGGAGCGGTCCGCGCTCTCGTGGGCGGGCGCGACTTCCGGGAGAGCGAGTTCGACCGGGCGATGCAGGCACGCCGCCAGGCGGGA
The genomic region above belongs to Acidobacteriota bacterium and contains:
- a CDS encoding PBP1A family penicillin-binding protein, producing MIRFRPGRRLRLVAAAHLAAALAGLLTAYGLSRDLPGIENLNENLTLENLSRPTELLDRHGRPFHSFAERQRIVVRLDQISPWYLKAIIATEDPRFYRHFGVDAISVVRAALKTITTMKFGVEGASTITMQLARQQFLSPEKTLVRKIREAILATHIERRYSKQEILTLYCNSIYLGHGQYGVEAASRFYFGKPAAELTLPEAALLAGLTQMPENLTPIRYPERARRRRNKVLQRMVEEGVLDPAEARRAMEAPVEVVRHEPARRVGEYFVEQVRRFLAREFGQAALYRAGYLVQTTLDPAMQIAAERAVAVGLDEYGRRHQQIPEGRPLPEGTDPASFDAPEWHGPIAVDDILPAVVEEAAADRARVRVGDARLELDREAIAWTEKSRLDEVLRPGTVVPVRVRELDGEGGIRAADLASRPSAQAALIAMDVDTGAVRALVGGRDFRESEFDRAMQARRQAGSAFKPFVYAAALEQGFLPTDRIYDAPLAVPGPPGEPPYQPENYERDYRGYVTLRFALEHSRNIPTVRLLDALGYRPAVDLARRLGIGGRLRPYPSLALGAFEVRLADMVAAYASFANGGILVEPHLIEQVSDATRQPIWRAETPAREVLSPEVAGMMVSLLEGVVERGTGRGARVLGRPVAGKTGTTDEYTDAWFIGFTPRLAVGVWVGHDQRETLGPNETGARAALPIWVRFLRDALAGTPPEEFTPPPGLVRVLIDGRTGRLARRGIGCSPLLLELLPVGRDALPRCDERQHLRLQLPYPLQRYPIRADGALLLPPEEAARLVARAPDRLRITGNGRWLAYRWGRLEGAVRLAWGEAEWMTYLSRFPLAKTEVRLLAEEREERLAAGDVPAGNGSEQPPSPEAVLPPRLRVGVDGWPVEVLEVNRSGRIRWPELPADP